The genomic window ACCAAGGGGTATTTGAAATCGCGCCTCGGCGATCCGACCGCTGTCCGCGGCGGCCGCGCGAAGCGCTACTACGCCCTGCGGCCCCGCGCCGTGGCCGCGCTCCAGGAGAGCCGCCGCACGCTGCTGCAGATGTGGCGAGGCGCCGACGACCGTCTGGAGGGTGCGCGGTGACCCGGCTGCCGCGCAGCCTCGAGCGGGTGCTCGCGTGGACGGTCCCGCGCGAGCAGCGGGAGCCGATCGCGGGCGATCTGATCGAGGAGCATTCACTCCGCCTGCGCGGCGGCGGCTTCGCGGCGCGCCCGCGAGCGTATGCCGGCCTGTGGTGGAGCGCCCTGCAACTCGCGGGTTCCTTCGCCTGGGAACGACTCCGGCGCGATCGCCCGCTGCCGCCGATTGCCGGTGAGTCGGCTCGGCGATCGTCCCTCTGGGACATGCTCGCGCACGACGCGGCCTTCGGCGTTCGAATGCTGCGCCGGCAGCCGGCCTTCGCCGCCATCGCCATCGCGGTGCTGGCGCTGGGAATCGGCGCCAACACTGCGATGTTCGGGTTCGTCAACGCCGTGCTCTGGCGGCCGCTGCCGTTTCCGCGGGCCGATCGCATCGTCTCGCTCGGTGAGCAGCGGCCGCACGAGAACCGGTGGTTCGGACCGATCGCGCCAGCAGACTTCTTCGACTGGCGGCGCGACAGCCGATCGTTCTCGGCGATGGCCGCGTCGATGGTGCCCCCGTCTGGCGCGTTCAACCTGACGGGCGCCGGCGAGCCCGAGCGCGTGCGGGCCATCCAGGTGACGCCGGCGTTCCTGACCGTGCTCGGCATAGTCCCTGCGCTCGGCCGCGATTTCAGGCCTGACGAGGAAACCGACGGCCGGCAGCGCGTCGCGCTCCTCTCCGACGGGCTCTGGCGCCGGCGGTTCGGAGCGGATCCGGCGATCGTCGGACGCACGGTCGAATTCGACAGCCACACCTTCGAAGTCATCGGCGTGTTACCGGCGCGGTTCTGGTGGCCGACGCGGCCTGACGCCGTGGTGCCGCTGGCGCTCACCAACCACGATCGGGCTCTCCGCGGCGCGCATTTTCTGGAGGCCGTCGCAAGGGTCGGAGACGGCGTGTCGATCGATCAGGCGCGGGAGGAGCTCCGTGTGCTCAGCGCTCGCCTGTCACAGGACTATCCCGCCGTGAACAGCGGCCATGCGGCGAACCTGCGCCCGCTGCGCGACGCCTTCGTCGGCGACGTGCGCCAGGCCCTGCTCGTGCTGCTGGGGGCGGTGGCGTTCGTACTGCTGATTGCCTGCGCCAACGTCGCGACGCTGCAGCTCGCGCGAGCCGCCGGGCGTCACAAAGAACTCTCGATCCGCCGCGCAGTCGGCGCGTCGCGCCTCAGGGTCGTTCAGCAGCTCATGACGGAGAGCCTCGTCATCGCGCTCGTCGGCGGCGCCGCCGGGCTCCTCGTCGCTGCGGGCGCACTGGCGCTCATGCGCGGCGTTCTGCCGACGCAGTTCGCGGGACTGCCGGGCATCTCGGCGGTCGGTCTCGACGGCCGGGCCGTCGCCGCCGCCTTCGGTTTCTCGACGATCACGGCACTCGTGTTTGGCATCGTACCGGCGCTCGCCTCTTCCGATGCGGGCCTCGCCGCGACGTTGACCGAAGAGACCCGCGGATCGACTGCCAGCGCGGCCGCGCAGCGGTGGCGCGCGGCGCTGGTGGTGACCGAGCTCGCCTTGTCACTCGTGCTCCTCAGCAGCGCCGCGCTCCTGCTCGTCAGCTTCCAGCGTTTGATCAACGTCCCGCTCGGCTTCCAGCCGGCGCAGCTGACTACTGCTGATCTCAGACTGCCCGGCGCCAGATACGACGAACACGCGCGAACCGTCGCCTTTGTCGACGCGCTGTTCGCACGTGTGCGCGTCGCGCCGGGCGTCCAGCATGCCGCCGCGACGACAGCGCTGCCGCTCGTCGGCGGTGACTCGCGGCTCGATCTCGTCATCGAGCATCGAGCGCCGTCGCCCGGAGCGGTACCGATGAGAGCGGATGCGCGGCTCGTATCGACGGACTACTTCGCGACGCTTGGGATCCCGCTCGTCCGCGGCCGGTTCTTCACCGAGCACGACACCGAATCGTCGGCGAAGGTCGCGATCCTCAACGCCGCAGCGGTGCGCCGCTACTGGCCCGGCGAGGATCCCCTCGGCCGCCGCATCAGTCTCGGCGCCGACGACGACTGGCGCGGGGTCGTCGGCGTTGTCGGCGATACGCATAACGAAGGACTCGACGTAGACGCCGAGCCTGCGGCATACCTGCCGCAGCGGCAGCTCTTCGAAAACCTGGGCTCCGCCTTCGAGCGGACGATGACGATCGTGATCCGGTCGTCCAACGATACGGCTGCGAACGCCTCGATCATCCGTTCGGCCCTGTCGTCCGTTGATCCTCAGCTTCCGACTGGCCCGGTCAGGAAGATGGAGGAGGTCATCGGCGACTCGATCGCGCCCCGGCGGCTGAATCTGGTGGTCGTCGTCGCGCTCACGTTCATGGCG from Vicinamibacterales bacterium includes these protein-coding regions:
- a CDS encoding helix-turn-helix transcriptional regulator, which translates into the protein MTDLSNLGEFEHVVLLAVLHLSDEAYAVAVRDEIESRTGRRVSRGSVYVTLDRLETKGYLKSRLGDPTAVRGGRAKRYYALRPRAVAALQESRRTLLQMWRGADDRLEGAR
- a CDS encoding ABC transporter permease — encoded protein: MTRLPRSLERVLAWTVPREQREPIAGDLIEEHSLRLRGGGFAARPRAYAGLWWSALQLAGSFAWERLRRDRPLPPIAGESARRSSLWDMLAHDAAFGVRMLRRQPAFAAIAIAVLALGIGANTAMFGFVNAVLWRPLPFPRADRIVSLGEQRPHENRWFGPIAPADFFDWRRDSRSFSAMAASMVPPSGAFNLTGAGEPERVRAIQVTPAFLTVLGIVPALGRDFRPDEETDGRQRVALLSDGLWRRRFGADPAIVGRTVEFDSHTFEVIGVLPARFWWPTRPDAVVPLALTNHDRALRGAHFLEAVARVGDGVSIDQAREELRVLSARLSQDYPAVNSGHAANLRPLRDAFVGDVRQALLVLLGAVAFVLLIACANVATLQLARAAGRHKELSIRRAVGASRLRVVQQLMTESLVIALVGGAAGLLVAAGALALMRGVLPTQFAGLPGISAVGLDGRAVAAAFGFSTITALVFGIVPALASSDAGLAATLTEETRGSTASAAAQRWRAALVVTELALSLVLLSSAALLLVSFQRLINVPLGFQPAQLTTADLRLPGARYDEHARTVAFVDALFARVRVAPGVQHAAATTALPLVGGDSRLDLVIEHRAPSPGAVPMRADARLVSTDYFATLGIPLVRGRFFTEHDTESSAKVAILNAAAVRRYWPGEDPLGRRISLGADDDWRGVVGVVGDTHNEGLDVDAEPAAYLPQRQLFENLGSAFERTMTIVIRSSNDTAANASIIRSALSSVDPQLPTGPVRKMEEVIGDSIAPRRLNLVVVVALTFMALVLTGAGLYGVMSYIVAQRTREIGVRMALGASRRQVLGMMFGQALRVMAAGIGIGVAGALALTRSMSSLLFGVNAGDPLIYVAVSVLLAAVGLAAVAVPASRATRIDPLAALRN